The window GACAACCTATAAATCTGCAGCAGAGCTTTCACCCAAAAGCAACGACTATTTGCATGCGCTCTTGATCGCGCTGGCCGACACCAAAATGCTGCTGGGCTTTCATTATGGCGAGTGGACATTTGGCACGCCCGCGTTGGAAGCGTGCATCGCCGCATGCAGCATGTCACAAGATGAGTTCGGGCATTTGCGCCTGTTTCATGCCTGTTTGAATGCGCAATTTCAAGATGACCCGAAATATCTCATCGAACAGCGGCCGCTCACGCAATTTGCCAATACCGCTTCGCTCGACCATCCGCTGGCGCAGTGGTCGGATTTTGTCGCGGTGAATTTGCTCACGGATGGCGCGTTGACCGTTTTATTGACGGCGTTGCAGCGTTCCGCATTCGAGCCGGTGGCTAATTTTATCGACAAAATGCTGGAGGAGGAAAAGCATCACCTGCGCAATGCGCAAGGGTGGTTTCACACGCTGGCAACACACAACGCCGACACCAAAGCCGCGTTGGAAGAATCGTGCCGGCGCGTTTTTCCGGCCACGCTCGAATGGCTTGGACCCGCCGATCATGAGATGATGCGCACGCTGGAACATGACAAAATCATCAACATGTCATGGCAAGAGCTGGAACAAAACTTTCTAAATTGGATCGGCCCGCTTGCAGCGGCGCAGAACGTCGCCATGAGTCTCGAACAAAATGGCAAGCACTGGCGTCAAAATTTTTCTCTCGACTTTAAAAATTGGAGTTATCAGACGCGACGTTGTACAGAGTCACAGCCCGAGGAAAAGTTGATGTATCATCTCAAGGGCAGTAAAAACGCCATTTTCAAGCTTGGAGAATAATGAAACATACCGATGTTGCTCTCCTCGTTCGATGTCCATTTTGTGGGTCCGCAGAAACGCGGCAAGAAGCCGCTTTCGGCACAACCCATGCGTATGCGCAATATTTTTGTCAGGCCTGCCGCACACCTTTCGAATGGATTAAATGGGATGACAACGCGCCGGTACACGATTTGCCGGATTTTTTGAAATCCAAAACATCAACAACGTAAAAACGCAACACGCTTGACTCTAACCTTCTTTTAAATACCCTGCCGTGACGTTGTCCTTTGGCACGTATCAACTGATCAAATTTGAAATCGCATGAAATTCATTTTTGCACCTGGCAAATCAAAGGCCTCTCCTCGCTCAGGCCGGCTGGTTTTGCACACACAATTTGCGTCAAAAATTTTAAACAATAAACGTGACGTGATGGTCTGGTTGCCGCCGGGTTATGACAGCAATCGCTCAAGACGCTATCCGGTGTTGTATGCTCATGACGGCCAAAACCTGTTTGATCCCCAAACGGCCTATATCGGCATCGATTGGCAAATTGGAAAGACCGCGGAAGCCTTGATCCAGCAAAAACGGGTCAAGCCTTTCATCATCGTCGGCCTCTACAATACCCCCGCGCGGCAGGAAGAATACACCCCCATTCACGGCCGGTCTTATGCGGAATTCATCATTCGCGAAGTTATGCCGTTTATCGATCACCAATATCGCACCGCGCAGGAACGCATGAAAACCGGCGTGCTGGGCTCTTCTCTCGGCGGTTTGATTTCATTTTATATGGCCTGGTGGTATCCGGAATACTTCAGTATGGCAGGTTGCCTGTCCGCTTCGTGGATGTGGCAGGGCGCGCGCGTTTTTAAGGATATTGCTCCGCTGATGAAACCGCGGCAGAAAATGAAGATCTACATGGATCACGGCAGCGAGGGCGTCGAAGGCAACAATGCCGCGATTTTTTACAAGATGCGCAACACACTCGTCGCAAAAGGCTTTGCGCTTGGCAAAGATTTGGAGTATTTTTACGGCGTGGGCGATCGCCATGATGAAGCGTCTTGGGCGAGGCGCGTGTGGCGCCCACTCGAATTTTTCTTTGGGACAGCTCATTGAGGAAATCAACATGAAGATCACCTCTTTATCCCGCCGCTGTTGGTCGCCGCTCATTTTTGCTTTTGTCTTGATTGCCGCTCCGCGCCTGCAAGCCCAATACTTCGGGCAAAACAAAGTGCAATATGAAAATTTTAAATTCGAAATTCTCAAAACCACGCATTTTGATATTTATTTTTACCCCGAAGAAAAAGAAGCGGCTGAGCACGCGGCCCGTTTGGCCGAGCGCTGGTATGCGCGTTTGGCATTTATTCTCCAGCATGAGTTAAACGGCCGGCAGCCGTTGATTCTGTATGCCAGCCATCCGCATTTTCAACAAACAAATACCATCAGCGGCGGCATTGGTGAAGGCACCGGCGGCGTCACTGAAGCGTTGAAACGGCGCATTGTGTTGCCGTTCGCCGGGCCGATTGCAGAAACCGATCACGTCATCGGCCATGAGTTGGTGCATGCGTTTCAATACGACATCACCGGCGTGAACAGCGGCAGCGGATTTCGTTCACCGGCCGGCTTGCAACTGCCTTTGTGGTTTATGGAGGGTATGGCAGAATTATTATCGATTGGATCTGTTGATCCGCACACGGCGATGTGGATGCGCGATGCTGCCAAAGCGGATAAGCTTCCCAAAATCTCACAACTCGAGGACCCGCGTTATTTCCCTTATCGCTACGGCCAGGCGTTGCTGGCTTATGTCGCAGGCCGCTGGGGCGACGGCGTCATCGGAGATTTGCTCAAGCAATCCGCAAAAGGGGGGAATCTCGCACTGGCCATTCGGCATGTGCTGGGCGTAAGCCCCGACACGTTGTCGATGGAATGGCATCAAGCCGTGCGCGAGGCTTACAAGCCTCTGCAAACAACTACCGATACAGCGGACAAATATGGCCGTCAAATCATCAGCAAGAAGCAGAATGCCGGTGAGCTTAATGTCGGTCCGGTGTTAAGTCCGGACGGCAAACTCATGATTTTCTTTTCAGAAAAAAATTTGTTTTCCATCAATCTGTTTCTGGCAGACGCGGAAACCGGAAAAATCAAACGCAACCTCGTGCGCGCTGAAATGGATCCGCATTATGAAAGCCTCGGCTTCATCAGTTCCGCTGGAGCATGGGATTTCAAAAGCGAGCGCGTGGCCTTTGGACTGATTACGAAGGGCCGGCCCGGCCTCTCGGTGCTCGATGTTCGAAGCAACAAGGTGGTGCGCGAATTTCGCTTCCCGCAACTCGGAGAAATTTTCAATCCCACCTGGTCGCCGGACGGCAGATTCATTGCATTCTCGGCGTTGGTGCAAGGCATGACGGATCTTTTCATCTTTGATTTGAAGGCCGACAGTCTGCGCCGTGTGACGCGCGATTTCTATTCGGATTTGCATCCGGCATGGTCGCCGGACGGCAAACATATCGCCTTTGCCACTGATCGTTTTTCGACAACTCTGGATAATCTCAACATTGGCAACTATCGTCTGGCCCTGTATGAGGTGGCTTCCGGACAAATCTCTCCGGTGCCCGGGTTTGCAGCCGGCAAGCATCTCAATCCACAATGGTCTCCCGATGCCGCCAGCATTTATTTTTTGTCGGATCGCACGGGCATCACGAATATTTATCGCGTCGAGCTTGCCTCGAACAAGCTCTTGCAGATTACCAATCTTTACACCGGCGTGAGCGGCATCACCGCCACGAGTCCCGCGCTTTCGGTAGCTGCCAAAACGAATCGCATGTCGTTCAGCGTGTATGAAAATGGCGATTACAACATTTATTCAATCGACTCCCCCGAGGTGTTGACGGGAATGCCGGTGACAACGGAAATGGCTGACTTAAATGCTGCAGCGTTACCGCCGCTTGAACGGGTATCCACCATGCTCGATTCGACAATTAAGAATATTTCACTCGGGTTGCCCGGCGAGAAGTCGAATGAAGTTCTGCCCTACAAATCAAAACTCGCACTGACGTATGTGAGCCAGCCGTTTCTCGCCGCCGGCTACGATAGTTATTATGGCGCGCAAGTCGGCGGCGGCATTTCGTTTTTTTGGAGCGACATGCTTGGCAATCACAACCTGGTGCTGGTGACGCAAGCGCAAATCGACGGATCATTCAATGATTTTGCCGCGCAGTTGGGCTACTTCAATTCAACGCGCCGCTGGAATTGGGGCGCGAGCATCCAGCAAATTCCATACATCTCAAGCCAGTTTCTCGCTGGCTCCGGCACGATTGACGGTTCGCCGGTTTACGTCGAGCAGGAATTGCGTTATCGTCAATTGAATCGCGAGATCGTCGGCCTGTTGGCCTATCCG is drawn from Cytophagia bacterium CHB2 and contains these coding sequences:
- a CDS encoding esterase family protein, whose translation is MKFIFAPGKSKASPRSGRLVLHTQFASKILNNKRDVMVWLPPGYDSNRSRRYPVLYAHDGQNLFDPQTAYIGIDWQIGKTAEALIQQKRVKPFIIVGLYNTPARQEEYTPIHGRSYAEFIIREVMPFIDHQYRTAQERMKTGVLGSSLGGLISFYMAWWYPEYFSMAGCLSASWMWQGARVFKDIAPLMKPRQKMKIYMDHGSEGVEGNNAAIFYKMRNTLVAKGFALGKDLEYFYGVGDRHDEASWARRVWRPLEFFFGTAH
- a CDS encoding peptidase S9; translated protein: MPRFFTRCATHSSQKALRLAKIWSIFTAWAIAMMKRLGRGACGAHSNFSLGQLIEEINMKITSLSRRCWSPLIFAFVLIAAPRLQAQYFGQNKVQYENFKFEILKTTHFDIYFYPEEKEAAEHAARLAERWYARLAFILQHELNGRQPLILYASHPHFQQTNTISGGIGEGTGGVTEALKRRIVLPFAGPIAETDHVIGHELVHAFQYDITGVNSGSGFRSPAGLQLPLWFMEGMAELLSIGSVDPHTAMWMRDAAKADKLPKISQLEDPRYFPYRYGQALLAYVAGRWGDGVIGDLLKQSAKGGNLALAIRHVLGVSPDTLSMEWHQAVREAYKPLQTTTDTADKYGRQIISKKQNAGELNVGPVLSPDGKLMIFFSEKNLFSINLFLADAETGKIKRNLVRAEMDPHYESLGFISSAGAWDFKSERVAFGLITKGRPGLSVLDVRSNKVVREFRFPQLGEIFNPTWSPDGRFIAFSALVQGMTDLFIFDLKADSLRRVTRDFYSDLHPAWSPDGKHIAFATDRFSTTLDNLNIGNYRLALYEVASGQISPVPGFAAGKHLNPQWSPDAASIYFLSDRTGITNIYRVELASNKLLQITNLYTGVSGITATSPALSVAAKTNRMSFSVYENGDYNIYSIDSPEVLTGMPVTTEMADLNAAALPPLERVSTMLDSTIKNISLGLPGEKSNEVLPYKSKLALTYVSQPFLAAGYDSYYGAQVGGGISFFWSDMLGNHNLVLVTQAQIDGSFNDFAAQLGYFNSTRRWNWGASIQQIPYISSQFLAGSGTIDGSPVYVEQELRYRQLNREIVGLLAYPFNRAQRMEFSAGLQNISFDLQQRTRVYSYTTGQMLSDQKVDLPAPGGLNLASGSLALVYDTSIFGATSPIIGQSYRLEFSPILGTVKFNNVLLDYRRYLMPLRPFTFATRIFHYGRYGQDSETDRLTPLFLGYPGLVRGYDSNSFSQSECSGNDCPTFDRLIGSKIALANFEMRFPLLGLLHAGPGYYGFLPLETAVFYDLGVAWTKAEEAAFLGGSREFVRSYGATARLNLLGYLVLQLDYVNPIDRPQKGWYWQFNFTTGF